The proteins below come from a single Saccharophagus degradans 2-40 genomic window:
- a CDS encoding HAD family hydrolase, translated as MIKGIIFDHDGTLVKSEHEHYKIWRSIVQEYGHDLSEEVYIASYSGVPTVQNAELLINSFGLPLTVEALCERKKQDMAAFLATGSFETMPYAKEILARCQALGLKQAIASGAKRAEIDHSRAAHNYDAYCEAFVTYEDVAQSKPAPDAYILAARLLGLEINECIAVEDSFSGVTSAKAANMYCIAIPNAYSAKQDLSAADIQLPSLEAACEHIETLVTKSA; from the coding sequence ATGATTAAAGGCATAATATTCGACCACGATGGCACGCTGGTTAAATCTGAGCACGAGCACTACAAAATTTGGCGCAGTATTGTGCAGGAATACGGGCACGATTTATCGGAAGAAGTCTACATTGCCAGCTACTCGGGGGTTCCAACGGTACAAAACGCCGAGCTTTTAATCAATTCCTTCGGTTTACCCCTTACGGTAGAAGCGCTGTGCGAGCGTAAAAAACAAGATATGGCGGCATTTTTGGCCACCGGCTCGTTCGAAACCATGCCTTATGCCAAGGAAATTTTAGCCCGCTGCCAAGCGCTAGGGCTCAAGCAGGCTATAGCATCTGGTGCCAAGCGAGCAGAAATCGATCACTCCCGCGCCGCGCACAACTACGACGCTTACTGCGAAGCTTTTGTCACCTACGAGGATGTAGCCCAAAGTAAACCCGCACCCGATGCCTATATACTCGCAGCCCGCCTGCTTGGGTTAGAAATAAACGAATGCATAGCGGTGGAAGATAGCTTCAGCGGCGTTACCTCTGCCAAGGCGGCCAATATGTACTGCATCGCTATTCCCAATGCTTATTCAGCCAAACAAGATTTAAGTGCAGCAGATATTCAACTGCCTTCACTTGAAGCTGCATGCGAACATATCGAAACACTAGTGACAAAAAGCGCCTAA